TGGACAGCCAGCGGAACACTCAGTTGACCCCCGGCGGCACGAACTTGTTGAAGCGCAGGCCGCGCTTCTTGTCCTTGGCGGCTTCCTTCGAGGCGAGGTAGCGGTCGGCCTCGATCTGGTCGGGGAGCGGGTGCTGCTCGACGCTGCCGGCATCGCCGGAGGCCTTCGCCGGCCCCTCGGCGTTCTTGCGGATTTCGTCTTCGAGGTCGTCGGCCATGTGCGTCGCTCCCGCGCGAAGCCCGGCGGTGGGCTTCTATCCGTGTACCTACCCGGTGCGGGAGCGAGTTGACGCAGGGAGTGAGGGAAAAACAGGAGATCGTGCTACATCTAGCAATCCCGCCCGCGCGGCAGGGAAGGGACGGCCTCGAAGGTGATGACCTTGCGCCCGCAGTGGCGGCAGACCTTCCGCCGGCGGATGCGGCCATCGCGGAGCGGCTCGGTGTGCGTGGTGTGGAAATGCCGGCAGCCGCACCGGGGGCATTGGATGCCCAAGTCTTCCCGCTTGGCCCGCGCCGCCTTCATCGCCGGCTCCTCCGCTGCATCGCGGCGAAGCTCACGCGCTCGCGCTTCGCGGGGGCGGTGCCGTCGGTGCCGAAGAGGACCGCACCCTGCATCGACGCCGCCACGGCGCAGCCCACCAGGCAATCCAGCCAGTGGTTATCGCCCCGCTCGGGGCGCTGCTTCCACTCGTCCACGGTGCGGCCGCGCCCCTCGGTCTTCACGCGATACTCGGCGGTCAGGTGCTCCGCGAAGAGCCGGTGCGCTTCGGGCTTGTCGCCGAAGAGCGACAGGCAGCCCCGGTCGCCCATCGGCACGGCCAGGCGGGCGTGGACGAAGGTCTTCCAGTAGTTGGTGTCGTAGAGCCCGTGGCGGACGGCCCGCTTGCCGTGGACGTTGGGGACTCGCCAGTTGTGCCCGACGCGGTCGCCCGGCCGGCGCTTGTACTCGCTGAACGGCTGGCTCGACGCGCCGACGAACCGGCCGTGGCTCGGCATGACCACCGAGGCGTGCGCCGACTGCCGGCAGAACTGGTAGACCACGTCCGTGGCCGAGCCCCAGTTGGCGTCGATCAGGCAGCGCTCGACCCGCAGCTCGGCCCCGTCGTCGCGCCGCCAGCCCCGGCCGAGAATGCTGACGGTCAGGGACTCCAGGCCGGCGTAGATTGCCCCCTCCAGGCCGCTCGCCCTGGTCGCCGCCGCGAGCGTGAGGCGGGCGTCGCGGAGAGTGAAGTACGGCCGCTTCTGGTCGGGGAAGGTGCCGTAGTCGAGGACGTAGCCGGTGAAATCGTCCTCCCAGGCAGCCACGACATAGAAGAGCAGGTTGGCCTGCACGTCGATGAACGCGGTCAGGTGGTTACAGCCGACCGGCACCTCGCCGCGCTTCATCCGGTTCAGCTTGCTGGCGATCTGGTCGGCCGTCAGCTCGTCGGCGTCGGCCGCCTCCTCGGGCAAGGGCTCGTTCTGGTACTCGGCGAAGAAGGCGGCCTCGTCCTGCAGCTTCAGGTTCATGGCGTGCTGCACGGCCGACAGCTCGTCGTGGTTGAACCGTTCCGGCCAGGCGACCACTGCCCCCTCGTCCATCGCCGCGCGGTTGGCGCGGTAGAACGCCGTGGCCTCCTCGCCGGCGTTGCCCCGCCGCAGGCTGTCGGCGCGCAGCTCGGCGTACTGCTGCCAGAGCTTCTCGTTGGCGGGGAACGAGTAGACCATCTTGGTGCGCTCGCCGTTCCACTCCGGGTGCTTGTCCCGGTCGAGGATGTTGTCCGCCATGTCCCCCGGCCGGATCACCGTGCAGGGCATGATGCCGCTGATTTTCTTGCCGGGTCCGGCCAGGCCGAGGACCGCGCCGGCCAGGATGCTTTCGCGCGTGGCGCACTGCGACAGGCTGCGGGCCGATTCGTCCGTCTGCGGGTCGTCGAGGACGACGAGCGTCGGCCGGACGGTCCGGCCGTCGGCCCGCTTGTACTTCATGCCCCGGATGCGGCCGGTGATCCCCGCGACCTTGATGATTGCGCCCGAAGCCTTGCTCTCCGGGATGGTGGGCAGCACGACCTCGCGGGCCGTCCAGCCGATGTGGGTGCGCTCGCCCTTGTAGAGCTGGCCGTTGCAGCGGTTGGCGATGCCGTCGAGGCACTGGATCGGGTAGACGACCTCGGGGAAGTCCTCCAAGAGCAGGTCGTTGCCGTCGAGTTCCATCTTGATGGAGTCGAGCATGTCCATCGCGTGCCCCTCGTCCGAGCCGATGAGGCACACGAACTCGCGGTGCCCGTAGAGCACCGCCCAGATGCAGGCGCACTCGCAGATCGTGCTCTTCCCCGAGCCGCGCGGCATCGCGAGCGCGAACAGGCCCCCGCGCAGCACGGCCTGCTCGATGCGGGCGATGACCTTCAGGTGGTCGCGGGACCACGGCAGGTGGAAGGTGAGCGGGAAGTACGTCTCGCAGAAGAAACGGAAGTCAGACGCCGCCTTCGCCTTCCTCCCCGCGTTCACGACGGCCGGTAGCTCGCCGATGTCCCGGCCGGCCAGCGACAGGGCGATGTTGCGGGCGCGGGCGCGTCCCTTGAGGACCTCGTAGGGGTCGCCCACCGGCTCGGGCCTGGGGGCGTGCCGCAGTTGCACCAGCCAGGCGACGTAGCGCAACAGGTCCACGTGCCGGGCGTCGCCGATGCGCAGGCCGGCCCGGCTCCGATGGCGGTGGAGCTGCCGCTCGTTGATCACCTCGCCCAGCGGCGTGGAGTTCAGCAGGCGGCACAGCTCGCTCGGGCGCAGGCGCCGGGGGTCAATCGCCACTTGCCATCTCCCGTACCAGCCACGCCGCGTAGTGGACCAGGTTGATCGTCCCGTCCGCGTTCGCCGGTGCTCCCGCCTCGAGGTCCGCCTGGAGCATCTCCGGGGTCACGGGCTGACCCCCGACCTTCGTCAGCAGCCGGGCCGCGTTTGTCGGCGTCAGGGCGTTCGGGTTCAGGCCCGCGGCGGGCGTCGCTTCGCGGTTTTCGGCCATGATTCCGCCCCCTGAAAAACCTGGAGAATTCCGGTCGAACTTGGCTTGCTGTCCTCCCGGAGCCCGAGGTAACTGTCCTGACCTGACGTGGCCACGCGACTGTCGCGCGGCCGACCCACGACACCCCGCAACACGGGAGAAGACCGATGTCCGCGAAGAAGACCCCCAAGACGAAGGCCCCGAAGACTGCCAAGGCGAAGAAGGCCCCGAAGGCCGACGCCGCGCAGGTCGAGCAGGTTCAGACGTCGGCCGCAGAGCCCACCCCCGAACCGGCCAAGGGGAAGGGCAAGCGGAAGGCCAAGGCGAAGGCCGAGCCCAAGGCCAGGAAGGTCAGCGCCCTGGACGCCGCCGCCAAGGTGCTGGGCGAGGCCGGCGGGGCGATGAGCTGCAAGGAGATGATCGAGGCGATGGCGGCCAAGGGGTACTGGACCAGCCCCGGCGGCAAGACGCCCGACGCCACGCTCTACGCCGCGATCCTCCGCGAGATCACCGCCAAGGGGAAGGACGCCCGGTTCTACAAGGCCGACCGGGGCAAGTTCGCCCTCAACGGGGCGGCGTAGCCCCGCCCTTGGCCACCCGTTCGCCCACGAGGCCCCCACGCGGGGCCTCTTCTCGTTGGCCGGGGTTCGGGTCAACTCGCCACCCCCGGCCCGACGTGGGCCAACGTGGGCGAACCGTGGGCCTCCTCCACGCCGAGGAACCGGACCGGCTTGCCCAGCTCCCGCGCGATCCGCACTTCCGCCTGCACCCCCGCGCTCTCCTTCCAGCCGTCCATCATCAGGACCACGACCTCGTCACACCGCTCCAGGTGGGCACGGTCGTAGCGCTCCCAGAACCGCCAGTCGGTCGGCAGGCCGAACTCGACCAGCGGGTGGCTGTGCGCGATGGGCGAGAAGACCAACATCCCGGCCCGCAGGAACGCGGCGGCCAGGCGGCAGGCGGTACGGAAGCGCCGCTCGCGCACGGCCGGGTCGGGGTGCGAGTAGGGGCTGGCGAGGTAGATCATGCCGGCACCCCCTCCGGCGCGGCGATCCGTTCCGCCTTGCGGCCGGTGAACTTCTCCCAGCGCTGGACGATCACGTCGCAGTAGAGCGGGTCCAGCTCCATCAGGAACGCCTTGCGCCCGGTCTGCTCTGCGCCGATGAGCGTCGAGCCGGACCCGCCGAACAGGTCCAACACGTGCTCGCCGGGCCGCGACGAATACTGGATCGCCCGGACGGCCAGCTCGACCGGCTTCTCGGTCAGGTGGACCATGTTCTGCGGGTTGACCTTCTTGACCGACCAGACATCGACGGCGTTGTTGGGACCGAGGAAGACGTGGGCCGCGCCCTCGCGCCAGCCGTAGAAGCACCACTCGTGGTTGCCCATGAAGTCCTTCCGGGTGAGGACGGGGTGCTCCTTGACCCAGATGATCGCCTGCGAGAAGTACAGGCCCGCGGCCTTCAGCACCGGCGGGTAGTTGGCACAGTTGGCGTAGCCGCCCCAGATGTAGAAGCCCCGGCCCGGCTCCAGCACGCGGGCGAGGTTGCTGAACCAGGCGTGCAGCATCTGCTCGAACGCCTCGTCCGAAACGAAGTCGTTGGCCAGGGGCCGGTCCTTGGCCCGCAGCTTCTTGCCGGTCGGCCTGGCCTTCTCCGGGTGCCGGACCACGTCCATCTTCTGGTGATGCGTCGTCTCGAAGGAGGAGAGGCCGGCGGCGATGGCGTTGTTGCTCCGCGGCTCGACCTTCACGTTGTAAGGCGGGTCGGTGTTCACCAGGTGGATCGCCGCGCCTTCGAGCAGCCGGTCCACGTCCTCGGGCTTGCCGCTGTCGCCGCACAGCAGGCGGTGGTCGCCGAGGAGCCACAGGTCGCCGGGACGCGTGGTCGCCTCGTCGGGCGGCGCGGGCACCTCGTCAGGGTCGGTCAGCCCATCCTTGACGCCGGGGTCGAGCAGCCGGGCCAACTCGTCCTGGTCGAAGCCGAGCAGGCCCAGATCGTAGTTCATCCCCTGCAGTTCGCCCAGCTCGATGGGCAGCAGGTCGTAGTCCCAGTCGGACAGCTCGGCGCTCTTGTTATCGGCGATGCGGTAGGCCCGGATCTGCTCGGGCGTCAAGTCCGTGGCGACGTGGACCGGCACCTGCTCCAGCCCGAGCTTCAGCGCGGCCTTGTAGCGCGTGTGGCCGACGACGATGACGCCCTCGGCGTCCACCACGATCGGCTGGCGGAAGCCGAACGCGCGGATCGACGCGGCGACGGCCTCGACCGCGTCGTCGTTGAGGCGGGGGTTGTTGGCGTAAGGTTTGATCTCGGACAGCTTCCGCAGCTCGATCTTCATGGCTCCTCTGCTCCGGGGAAGTTCGGACCTCGAAAACAAACTCTGCTTACCTTGGCGGCTGTTCCCGCCGCGGGGCCGGGCCGCAGAACGGGCGGGAAGTACCTACCCGACGACTTCTTGACCTTTTGCTC
The sequence above is drawn from the Dehalococcoidia bacterium genome and encodes:
- a CDS encoding terminase gpA endonuclease subunit, whose amino-acid sequence is MAIDPRRLRPSELCRLLNSTPLGEVINERQLHRHRSRAGLRIGDARHVDLLRYVAWLVQLRHAPRPEPVGDPYEVLKGRARARNIALSLAGRDIGELPAVVNAGRKAKAASDFRFFCETYFPLTFHLPWSRDHLKVIARIEQAVLRGGLFALAMPRGSGKSTICECACIWAVLYGHREFVCLIGSDEGHAMDMLDSIKMELDGNDLLLEDFPEVVYPIQCLDGIANRCNGQLYKGERTHIGWTAREVVLPTIPESKASGAIIKVAGITGRIRGMKYKRADGRTVRPTLVVLDDPQTDESARSLSQCATRESILAGAVLGLAGPGKKISGIMPCTVIRPGDMADNILDRDKHPEWNGERTKMVYSFPANEKLWQQYAELRADSLRRGNAGEEATAFYRANRAAMDEGAVVAWPERFNHDELSAVQHAMNLKLQDEAAFFAEYQNEPLPEEAADADELTADQIASKLNRMKRGEVPVGCNHLTAFIDVQANLLFYVVAAWEDDFTGYVLDYGTFPDQKRPYFTLRDARLTLAAATRASGLEGAIYAGLESLTVSILGRGWRRDDGAELRVERCLIDANWGSATDVVYQFCRQSAHASVVMPSHGRFVGASSQPFSEYKRRPGDRVGHNWRVPNVHGKRAVRHGLYDTNYWKTFVHARLAVPMGDRGCLSLFGDKPEAHRLFAEHLTAEYRVKTEGRGRTVDEWKQRPERGDNHWLDCLVGCAVAASMQGAVLFGTDGTAPAKRERVSFAAMQRRSRR
- a CDS encoding winged helix-turn-helix domain-containing protein produces the protein MSAKKTPKTKAPKTAKAKKAPKADAAQVEQVQTSAAEPTPEPAKGKGKRKAKAKAEPKARKVSALDAAAKVLGEAGGAMSCKEMIEAMAAKGYWTSPGGKTPDATLYAAILREITAKGKDARFYKADRGKFALNGAA
- a CDS encoding DUF1937 family protein; protein product: MIYLASPYSHPDPAVRERRFRTACRLAAAFLRAGMLVFSPIAHSHPLVEFGLPTDWRFWERYDRAHLERCDEVVVLMMDGWKESAGVQAEVRIARELGKPVRFLGVEEAHGSPTLAHVGPGVAS
- a CDS encoding DNA modification methylase; protein product: MKIELRKLSEIKPYANNPRLNDDAVEAVAASIRAFGFRQPIVVDAEGVIVVGHTRYKAALKLGLEQVPVHVATDLTPEQIRAYRIADNKSAELSDWDYDLLPIELGELQGMNYDLGLLGFDQDELARLLDPGVKDGLTDPDEVPAPPDEATTRPGDLWLLGDHRLLCGDSGKPEDVDRLLEGAAIHLVNTDPPYNVKVEPRSNNAIAAGLSSFETTHHQKMDVVRHPEKARPTGKKLRAKDRPLANDFVSDEAFEQMLHAWFSNLARVLEPGRGFYIWGGYANCANYPPVLKAAGLYFSQAIIWVKEHPVLTRKDFMGNHEWCFYGWREGAAHVFLGPNNAVDVWSVKKVNPQNMVHLTEKPVELAVRAIQYSSRPGEHVLDLFGGSGSTLIGAEQTGRKAFLMELDPLYCDVIVQRWEKFTGRKAERIAAPEGVPA